In the Verrucomicrobiia bacterium genome, GAGCTGATTGGTTTGCGGAGACGCGAGCCTTCGCGCACGAACAGCGGCATGACGAGGTGGCTGACCGACAACTCCGTCTCCCGCACGAGCGCGCGGAGCTTCGGGTTCTGCCGCAATCGGCGGGGGCGATAAATCGGAAAGCGCATGGTTTAGTGCGGCACGAGGCGGTCTTCGGCCTCGCGAATCATCGCGAGGACGTCGTCGGGCAACTTCGCGGTCATCAATTTGGCGCGGAAGTCCGCGTTGTTCACGAGCCGGGCGAGGCGCGAGAGCAGTTGCAGGTGCTGGCGCACGTTGGGCGCGCAGAGCAGGAAGAAATGATAAACGGGCTTGCCGTCCAATGCGCCGAAGTCGATGCCCTGGTTGTGCCGGCCGTAGGCGAGCACGGGGCTGTCGACGAGGCCGACGAGGGCGTTGCGGGCGTGCGGGATGGCAACGCCCTCGGTGATGCAGGTGGGGCACAAATCTTCACGCGCCCGGAGGGCCTGGAGGAGCGTTTCGAAGAGCCGTTCCTCGCGCGGGTCGAGAACGAGCGCGCACAACTCGCGCAACACGCCATTCTTGTCCGGCGCGGTGAGGTTGAGGCTGATGCGCGCGGGCGTGATGACGTTGGCGACGGTCAGGGCCGCGGGCAGGCCGGTGTCTTCGGGAGAAAGTTGTTGTTCGTCGGCAGGTATCGCCGCGCGGTTGGCCATCCACGAATCGATCGAGCTACGTTGGAAGCGCCATTGGTGGGCGAGTTTTTGCGCAGGGATCCGGCCTTCCTGCGCCATGCGACTGACAGTCTTCTCGCTCAGGCGGAGATAATTGGCGACCTCTCTGACCGTCATGATTTCGGTTTCCATAGACGGGGGAATAGTACGGCGCGGGTGGGCGTTGCGCAAGCGACG is a window encoding:
- a CDS encoding PTS sugar transporter subunit IIA yields the protein MTVREVANYLRLSEKTVSRMAQEGRIPAQKLAHQWRFQRSSIDSWMANRAAIPADEQQLSPEDTGLPAALTVANVITPARISLNLTAPDKNGVLRELCALVLDPREERLFETLLQALRAREDLCPTCITEGVAIPHARNALVGLVDSPVLAYGRHNQGIDFGALDGKPVYHFFLLCAPNVRQHLQLLSRLARLVNNADFRAKLMTAKLPDDVLAMIREAEDRLVPH
- a CDS encoding porphobilinogen synthase, translating into MRFPIYRPRRLRQNPKLRALVRETELSVSHLVMPLFVREGSRLRKPISS